From a single Burkholderiales bacterium genomic region:
- a CDS encoding rhodanese-like domain-containing protein encodes MIFRQLFDPQSSTYTYLLADSATLEAVLIDPVFEQARRDAALIAELGARLVWTLETHVHADHVTGAWLLRRRLGSKIALGAKTGAAGAERMLAHGERIAFGRRYLVALETPGHTAGCLSYVLDNEAMVFTGDALLIRGCGRTDFQSGDARTLYRSVRERLFALPGTCLVYPAHDYRGLTCSSIAEEKRFNPRLGEAVGEDDFVGYMTHLGLPHPKQMEVAVPANLRCGRPQKEAVLDDEPDWAPLVFTFAGIWEVRPDWLEENLDRVQVVDVREPAEFNGPLGHIPGATLIPLGVLEQRAKELAGEKPVVTVCRSGARSAQATVLLRKHGITRAANLAGGMLRWRALGYRAEGAHD; translated from the coding sequence GTGATTTTCCGGCAGTTGTTCGACCCGCAGTCCTCGACCTACACGTACCTTCTTGCCGACTCCGCCACGCTCGAGGCGGTGCTCATTGACCCGGTGTTCGAGCAGGCGCGGCGCGATGCGGCGCTGATCGCGGAGCTGGGCGCCAGGCTCGTGTGGACCCTGGAGACGCATGTGCACGCCGACCACGTCACCGGCGCGTGGCTGCTCAGGCGGCGCTTGGGCTCGAAGATCGCGCTCGGGGCGAAGACCGGCGCTGCGGGTGCCGAGCGGATGCTCGCGCACGGCGAGCGGATCGCATTCGGCCGGCGCTATCTCGTTGCCCTGGAGACGCCGGGCCACACCGCCGGCTGCCTGTCCTACGTGCTCGACAACGAGGCGATGGTGTTCACCGGGGACGCGCTTCTCATCCGCGGTTGCGGCCGCACCGACTTCCAGAGCGGCGATGCGCGTACGCTCTATCGCTCGGTGCGCGAGCGTCTGTTCGCGCTGCCGGGCACCTGTCTCGTCTATCCCGCGCACGACTACCGGGGCCTCACCTGCTCCAGCATCGCCGAGGAGAAGCGTTTCAACCCGCGCCTCGGCGAGGCGGTGGGCGAGGACGACTTCGTCGGCTACATGACCCATCTCGGGCTGCCGCATCCGAAGCAGATGGAGGTCGCGGTGCCGGCCAACCTGCGCTGCGGACGGCCGCAAAAGGAGGCGGTGTTGGACGACGAGCCGGACTGGGCGCCGCTCGTGTTCACCTTTGCCGGCATCTGGGAAGTGCGGCCGGACTGGCTGGAAGAGAATCTCGACCGGGTGCAGGTGGTGGACGTGCGCGAACCTGCCGAGTTCAACGGACCGCTCGGCCACATTCCCGGCGCGACGCTGATCCCGCTCGGCGTGCTTGAGCAGCGCGCGAAGGAGCTGGCCGGCGAAAAACCGGTGGTGACCGTGTGCCGTTCCGGCGCGCGCTCGGCGCAGGCGACCGTGCTGCTGCGCAAGCACGGCATCACCCGAGCGGCGAACCTC